A section of the Streptomyces sp. Je 1-369 genome encodes:
- a CDS encoding GNAT family N-acetyltransferase, protein MAELCVDEDEFDALAEPWGRLHRSCGAATPFQSHAWLSSWWQSYGSPGRLRVLLVRDGAQLIAAAPLMRVDRPLPALKPLGGAISDFTDVLVDDACREEGTEALLSGLYALARTALIDFGEVRPGACAEDLYARWPGPRRALAGSACLELPALPMEGLLKRLPTPRAQRTRAKMRKLSALGVQSRVVPADEVENSVRTLLRLHQLQWQGRKVTAEHLQPRFHEHLLRSMRPMVAAGEAVVTEFSLDGEVMAADLTLLSGTLAGGYLYGAHPRLRERKVDVATMLLDACTRHTGGEHPRALSLLRGNEPYKHHWRPEPVANQRLLLARRRTAPLVCAVAWGVSGRQWAKRWLREREERRGDGSGRGGGAST, encoded by the coding sequence ATGGCCGAACTCTGCGTCGACGAGGACGAGTTCGACGCGCTGGCCGAGCCGTGGGGGCGCCTCCACCGGTCGTGCGGGGCGGCGACGCCGTTCCAGAGCCACGCCTGGCTGTCGTCCTGGTGGCAGTCGTACGGGAGCCCGGGGCGGTTGCGCGTCCTCCTGGTCCGCGACGGCGCACAGCTGATCGCCGCGGCCCCGCTGATGCGGGTGGACCGGCCGCTGCCCGCCCTGAAGCCGCTGGGCGGCGCGATCTCCGACTTCACGGACGTCCTGGTGGACGACGCGTGCCGGGAGGAGGGCACGGAGGCGCTCCTGTCCGGCCTGTACGCGCTGGCCAGGACCGCGCTGATCGACTTCGGGGAGGTCAGGCCGGGCGCGTGCGCCGAGGACCTCTACGCACGCTGGCCGGGCCCGCGCCGCGCCCTCGCGGGCTCCGCCTGCCTCGAACTTCCCGCGCTCCCCATGGAAGGCCTGCTCAAGCGGCTGCCGACACCGCGGGCGCAGCGCACCCGGGCCAAGATGCGCAAGCTGTCGGCGCTGGGCGTGCAGAGCCGTGTCGTACCCGCCGACGAGGTGGAGAACTCGGTGCGCACCCTGCTGCGGCTGCACCAGCTCCAGTGGCAGGGCCGCAAGGTGACGGCCGAGCACCTCCAGCCGCGGTTCCACGAGCATCTGCTGCGCTCGATGCGCCCGATGGTCGCGGCGGGCGAGGCGGTGGTGACCGAGTTCAGCCTGGACGGCGAGGTGATGGCGGCGGACCTGACGCTGCTTTCCGGCACGCTGGCGGGCGGCTACCTGTACGGGGCGCATCCCCGGCTCAGGGAACGGAAGGTCGACGTCGCCACGATGCTCCTCGACGCGTGCACGCGGCACACCGGCGGCGAGCACCCGCGCGCGCTCAGCCTGCTGCGCGGCAACGAGCCGTACAAGCACCACTGGCGGCCCGAACCGGTCGCCAACCAGCGGCTCCTCCTCGCCCGCAGGCGCACCGCGCCGCTGGTGTGCGCGGTGGCGTGGGGCGTCTCGGGGCGCCAGTGGGCGAAGCGGTGGCTGCGCGAGCGCGAGGAGCGGCGGGGCGACGGGTCCGGCCGCGGCGGCGGAGCCTCGACGTGA
- a CDS encoding polysaccharide deacetylase family protein, protein MSVDLTPSAPSSGTEPFLRLRPPRTPAWVAMYHSVADPSDDPYEITVAPERLGAQLRWMRRQGLRGVSMKYLLEACAQGQEHNLVGLTFDDGYRDFVDHALPLLQQYDCTATVFVLPGRLDGDNAWDPLGPRKPLLGADGIRHIAECGMEIASHGLTHVDLTTADDRVLRREVSGSRAALHDLTGTEAQGFCYPYGTVDQRVVTAVRNAGYRYACAIAPGVLTGPYALPRVHIGQDDTAWRLRLKLRTNRLRRRALDRSAVTAP, encoded by the coding sequence ATGTCCGTTGACCTGACCCCGTCCGCACCGTCGTCCGGCACGGAGCCGTTCCTGCGGCTGCGGCCGCCCCGCACCCCGGCGTGGGTGGCGATGTACCACTCCGTCGCGGACCCGTCCGACGATCCGTACGAGATCACCGTCGCCCCCGAGCGGCTCGGCGCGCAGCTGCGCTGGATGCGGCGCCAGGGGCTGCGCGGCGTCTCGATGAAGTACCTCCTGGAGGCGTGCGCGCAGGGCCAGGAGCACAACCTGGTGGGCCTCACCTTCGACGACGGGTACCGCGACTTCGTCGACCACGCGCTGCCGCTCCTCCAGCAGTACGACTGCACCGCCACCGTCTTCGTCCTGCCGGGCCGCCTCGACGGCGACAACGCCTGGGACCCGCTCGGCCCGCGCAAGCCGCTGCTCGGCGCCGACGGCATCCGGCACATCGCCGAGTGCGGCATGGAGATCGCCTCGCACGGCCTGACCCACGTCGACCTGACCACCGCCGACGACCGCGTCCTGCGCCGCGAGGTCAGCGGCAGCCGGGCCGCCCTGCACGACCTGACCGGCACCGAGGCGCAGGGTTTCTGCTACCCCTACGGCACCGTCGACCAGCGCGTCGTCACCGCCGTACGGAACGCCGGATACCGGTACGCCTGCGCCATCGCTCCCGGCGTGCTCACCGGCCCGTACGCCCTGCCCCGCGTCCACATCGGGCAGGACGACACCGCGTGGCGGCTGCGCCTGAAACTGCGCACCAACCGGCTGCGGCGCCGCGCCCTCGACCGCTCGGCGGTGACGGCCCCATGA
- a CDS encoding glycosyltransferase, whose amino-acid sequence MKVLHIITGLGVGGAEQQLRLMLRHLPTDSDVVALTNAGTVAQAIAADGIRVTDLGMSGNRDLAALPRLVRIIRAGRYDVVHTHLYRACLYGRIAARMAGVRAVVATEHSLGDSQMEGRPLTAGVRALYLAGERLGRVTVAVSPAVGARLHRWGVPRQRIRVVPNGIEVERFRFDPASRARTRQHLGLPSGAFVVGGVGRLTAGKRFDVLLRAAAQLPDDVVVVLVGSGPEEPELRRLAHRLGLDGRVRFVGESTHETSPEVSREGDAAVGAPDLPSLLSAMDALASPSPEEAFGLALVEGLASGLPVLYASCPAVEGLDAAERSGAAYCPSDPDSFAQALHGLRGDVPPHREAPAAVRHYCISRSADQLMNVYASVAPGPTLEVTPR is encoded by the coding sequence ATGAAGGTCCTGCACATCATCACCGGGCTCGGCGTGGGCGGCGCGGAACAGCAACTGCGCCTCATGCTCCGGCACTTGCCGACCGACTCCGACGTCGTCGCGCTGACCAACGCGGGCACCGTCGCCCAGGCCATCGCCGCCGACGGCATCCGCGTCACCGACCTGGGCATGTCCGGCAACCGTGACCTGGCGGCGCTGCCGCGTCTGGTCAGGATCATCCGGGCGGGCCGGTACGACGTGGTGCACACGCACCTCTACCGCGCCTGCCTGTACGGGCGCATCGCGGCCCGGATGGCCGGGGTGCGCGCGGTGGTGGCCACCGAACACTCCCTGGGCGACTCGCAGATGGAGGGCAGGCCGCTCACCGCGGGGGTCCGCGCCCTCTATCTGGCCGGGGAGCGGCTCGGACGGGTGACCGTCGCGGTGTCCCCCGCCGTCGGGGCGCGGCTGCACCGGTGGGGCGTGCCGCGTCAGCGGATCCGGGTGGTGCCGAACGGCATCGAGGTGGAGCGCTTCCGCTTCGACCCCGCGAGCCGGGCGCGTACCCGGCAGCACCTCGGGCTGCCCTCCGGCGCGTTCGTCGTCGGCGGCGTCGGACGCCTCACCGCGGGCAAGCGCTTCGACGTGCTGCTGCGGGCCGCCGCGCAACTGCCTGACGACGTCGTCGTCGTCCTGGTGGGGAGCGGCCCCGAGGAGCCGGAGCTGCGCCGCCTCGCGCACCGGCTCGGGCTCGACGGACGGGTGCGGTTCGTGGGCGAGTCCACGCACGAGACCTCCCCCGAGGTCTCTCGCGAGGGCGACGCCGCGGTCGGCGCGCCGGACCTGCCCTCGCTCCTCTCCGCGATGGACGCGCTGGCCTCGCCCTCGCCGGAGGAGGCCTTCGGTCTGGCCCTGGTGGAGGGCCTGGCCAGCGGGCTGCCCGTGCTGTACGCCTCCTGCCCGGCCGTCGAGGGCCTCGACGCGGCGGAGCGGTCCGGCGCCGCGTACTGCCCGAGCGATCCGGACTCCTTCGCGCAGGCGCTGCACGGCCTGCGCGGCGACGTCCCGCCGCACCGCGAGGCACCGGCCGCGGTACGGCACTACTGCATCAGCCGAAGCGCCGACCAACTGATGAACGTATACGCGTCAGTTGCCCCCGGCCCGACCCTGGAGGTGACCCCTCGATGA
- a CDS encoding lipopolysaccharide biosynthesis protein: MSDSVNERPRILALRARAARLPRWSALPACAVLGALAGAGYGALQTPQYTATSYVVAVPQEKADPATALGFAQAYGRVATQLAVLGDAQVAAGVSATELQDKVRVATSPDAPMIAVSATTDKPSSAAITANAVARSLSTGANHSKDSTRIKLIPFSRALPPNAPASLSTGVTTLVGGCAGGLLGSLALLVRPRARTEAVAGPSVPGPASALVRSTP; this comes from the coding sequence ATGAGCGACTCCGTGAACGAGCGCCCGCGCATCCTCGCCCTGCGAGCCCGTGCCGCGCGGCTCCCCCGCTGGTCGGCCCTGCCGGCCTGCGCGGTCCTCGGCGCCCTGGCCGGTGCCGGGTACGGCGCGCTGCAGACCCCGCAGTACACGGCCACGAGTTACGTCGTCGCCGTCCCGCAGGAGAAGGCCGACCCGGCGACGGCGCTCGGCTTCGCGCAGGCGTACGGCCGGGTCGCGACGCAGCTCGCCGTGCTGGGCGACGCGCAGGTGGCGGCGGGCGTGTCGGCCACGGAGCTGCAGGACAAGGTGCGGGTCGCCACGTCGCCGGACGCGCCGATGATCGCGGTCTCGGCGACCACCGACAAGCCGTCGTCCGCCGCGATCACCGCCAACGCGGTGGCACGGTCGCTCTCCACCGGCGCCAACCATTCCAAGGACAGCACGCGGATCAAGCTGATCCCGTTCTCGCGCGCCCTGCCGCCCAACGCCCCCGCGTCGCTCTCCACCGGCGTGACGACCCTGGTCGGAGGGTGCGCGGGCGGGCTGCTCGGCAGCCTCGCGCTCCTGGTGCGGCCGCGCGCCCGTACGGAGGCGGTGGCGGGCCCCTCCGTACCGGGACCCGCGTCCGCGCTGGTGCGGAGCACCCCGTGA
- a CDS encoding glycoside hydrolase family 26 protein, with the protein MGSHPPQRFRRRGRVAFIAAGIVSSLVLATVPGQTAGAERDGEPPEGAPAAPAFGAYLDYGPRGVERMTELSKWLGGAELRVGHTYLPGDRWSNIEGAPNFLEKWAEWRKAKDNRLFVLNVPMLERNEDGVGDTEVAGMLERGATGAFDQHFRALAERLVDLGVPDTVVVLGWEMNGTTYTHRCGPDPESWKKYWNRIVTTMRSVPGQKFRFDFTPSRGRDAVPWTQCYPGDDTVDIVGMDSYDQPRGMSFDEQVKEPYGLQHHVDFAAEHKKPISYPEWGLFRNGDNEEYMRRMLEWMKEKKPLYNTVTDYCPHGVWQCKENPESAKAYRELLSGRDTDPTEPVNPPTCTPVHFGDWVEQWLGGKLCLRLDWWKDPQKTGDPKKSQDPGKSEGPGKSEDPGKS; encoded by the coding sequence ATGGGGTCACACCCCCCACAACGTTTTCGACGCCGTGGACGTGTCGCTTTCATCGCCGCGGGAATCGTCTCTTCGCTCGTCCTGGCCACCGTTCCGGGGCAAACGGCGGGTGCGGAACGCGACGGCGAACCACCTGAGGGTGCACCCGCGGCCCCCGCTTTCGGCGCTTATCTCGACTACGGCCCCCGCGGGGTCGAGCGGATGACGGAACTCAGCAAATGGCTCGGCGGCGCCGAGCTGCGGGTCGGTCACACGTACCTCCCGGGCGACCGCTGGAGCAATATCGAGGGTGCCCCGAATTTCCTGGAGAAATGGGCCGAGTGGCGCAAGGCTAAGGACAACAGGCTCTTTGTCCTCAACGTCCCGATGCTCGAACGCAACGAGGACGGCGTCGGCGACACCGAGGTGGCCGGAATGCTGGAGAGAGGCGCGACGGGCGCCTTCGACCAGCACTTCCGGGCATTGGCCGAACGCCTGGTCGACCTGGGTGTGCCGGACACGGTCGTCGTGCTCGGGTGGGAGATGAACGGCACGACCTACACCCATCGCTGCGGTCCGGACCCGGAGTCCTGGAAGAAGTACTGGAACAGGATCGTCACCACGATGCGTTCGGTGCCGGGCCAGAAGTTCCGGTTCGACTTCACGCCCAGCAGGGGCCGGGACGCCGTTCCGTGGACGCAGTGCTATCCCGGGGACGACACGGTCGACATCGTCGGCATGGACTCGTACGACCAGCCGCGCGGAATGTCATTCGACGAGCAGGTGAAGGAGCCCTACGGACTCCAGCACCACGTGGACTTCGCGGCGGAGCACAAGAAGCCCATCTCGTATCCGGAATGGGGTCTGTTCCGCAACGGCGACAACGAGGAATACATGCGCCGCATGCTGGAATGGATGAAGGAGAAGAAGCCGCTGTACAACACCGTCACCGACTACTGCCCGCACGGCGTGTGGCAGTGCAAGGAGAATCCTGAGTCCGCGAAGGCCTACCGCGAACTCCTCTCGGGCCGTGACACCGATCCGACCGAGCCGGTGAATCCGCCGACCTGTACGCCGGTGCATTTCGGCGACTGGGTTGAACAGTGGCTCGGCGGCAAGCTGTGCCTGCGCCTCGACTGGTGGAAGGACCCGCAGAAAACCGGGGACCCGAAGAAGTCCCAGGACCCCGGGAAGTCCGAGGGCCCCGGGAAGTCCGAGGACCCCGGGAAGTCCTGA
- a CDS encoding ATP-grasp domain-containing protein, translated as MQPLDTRIPAVLLRIDRNPFHHGTLGALRSLGRAGVEVHLVADDRRSPVRRSRYLHRMHAPPMPGASLAEVAAVLRRVSRRLSGPAVLIPLDDASALAVSALYEELTDCFLLPRTAGNVAERVADKATLAQVCAQAGVAHPTTLAPESAAEAAGAVDRIGSPAVAKWSRPWLLPRGTGLRSTTVIGSPREASELFERRAEAGSRLLLQAFVPGARDADWFVHGCAGRDGVVRGGGTGQKHRSWPRSAGLTVSGEWAENPALWSAAAQVVAALEYRGIFDLDFRRDAATGDFHLIDFNPRPGAQFRLFADGTDTDVVRALHLDLTHRPAPAPDPLPGRTFLVENYAPLAALRALARPGARPSPAGELAWHADDDPAPGATLRRLWRRHVVRRLGDGMRHRTHRLLTSLSIRARKHAPAVLPGTPNRERAVTDA; from the coding sequence TTGCAGCCTCTGGATACACGCATTCCTGCGGTCCTGTTGCGGATCGACAGGAATCCCTTTCACCACGGGACGCTGGGCGCCCTGCGCTCGCTGGGGCGGGCCGGCGTCGAGGTCCACCTGGTCGCCGACGACCGGCGCAGCCCCGTGCGGCGCTCCCGCTATCTGCACCGGATGCACGCCCCGCCCATGCCGGGCGCATCGCTCGCCGAGGTCGCCGCCGTCCTGCGCCGCGTCTCGCGGCGCCTGTCGGGGCCCGCCGTGCTGATCCCGCTGGACGACGCGAGCGCCCTCGCCGTCAGCGCCCTGTACGAGGAGCTCACCGACTGCTTCCTGCTGCCCCGCACGGCGGGCAACGTCGCCGAGCGCGTCGCCGACAAGGCGACCCTCGCCCAGGTCTGCGCGCAGGCGGGCGTGGCCCACCCCACGACGCTGGCCCCGGAGTCCGCCGCCGAGGCCGCGGGCGCCGTCGACCGCATCGGGTCGCCCGCCGTCGCGAAGTGGAGCCGCCCCTGGCTGCTGCCCCGCGGCACCGGACTGCGCAGCACCACCGTGATCGGCTCCCCGCGCGAGGCCTCCGAGCTGTTCGAGCGCCGCGCCGAGGCGGGCAGCCGCCTGCTCCTCCAGGCCTTCGTGCCCGGCGCCCGCGACGCGGACTGGTTCGTCCACGGCTGCGCGGGCCGCGACGGCGTCGTACGCGGTGGGGGCACGGGACAGAAGCACCGCTCCTGGCCGCGTTCGGCGGGGCTCACGGTGAGCGGCGAGTGGGCCGAGAACCCCGCGCTGTGGTCCGCGGCCGCGCAGGTCGTGGCCGCCCTGGAGTACCGCGGGATCTTCGACCTGGACTTCCGCAGGGACGCGGCGACCGGCGACTTCCACCTGATCGACTTCAATCCGCGGCCCGGCGCCCAGTTCCGCCTCTTCGCCGACGGCACGGACACCGATGTCGTACGCGCCCTGCACCTGGACCTGACCCACCGCCCGGCCCCGGCCCCCGACCCGCTGCCGGGCCGCACGTTCCTGGTGGAGAACTACGCGCCGCTGGCCGCCCTGCGCGCCCTCGCCCGTCCGGGCGCCCGCCCCTCCCCCGCCGGCGAACTCGCCTGGCACGCCGACGACGACCCCGCCCCCGGGGCCACCCTGCGCCGCCTGTGGCGCCGTCACGTGGTGCGACGCCTCGGCGACGGCATGCGCCACCGCACGCACCGGCTCCTGACGTCCCTGTCGATCAGGGCGCGGAAGCACGCGCCCGCCGTCCTCCCCGGCACACCCAACCGAGAGCGAGCAGTCACCGATGCATGA
- a CDS encoding FAD-dependent oxidoreductase encodes MHDLLIVGAGPYGLSIASHAAAAGLDVQVFGRPMASWRDHMPRGMFLKSEPWASDLSDPAGRFGLAAYCARENLPAEHGRPLPIEHFASYGLWFAEQASPRVDERLIASVRTAPGGYEARTEDGEVRRARAVALAVGVLPFTEIPRAVRGLGAEYVSHSSHHADLARFRGRDVTVLGAGQAALETAALLSEQGTRVRVIARSPRVNWNTLPPARQRPWLESLRAPHTGLGCGWRNKFYADTPGVFRLLPETARARVAADALGPAGAWWVRDRVDAGVEVRVGHRVASAEAIGGRVRVNTVAATGGGLSFATDHIIAATGFQATADRIGVLPPELRGGLRCLSDGTPYVSDRFETSHPGLFLAGLTTASSFGPAMRFVYGAAFTAERLVRGVERHVRRTRRATLPVQSYDESARRTAAAAR; translated from the coding sequence CTGCACGACCTGCTGATCGTCGGAGCGGGCCCCTACGGCCTCTCGATCGCCTCGCACGCCGCGGCGGCCGGCCTGGACGTACAGGTCTTCGGCAGGCCCATGGCGTCCTGGCGGGACCACATGCCGCGCGGCATGTTCCTGAAGTCGGAGCCGTGGGCGTCCGACCTGTCCGACCCCGCGGGCCGCTTCGGCCTGGCCGCGTACTGCGCCCGTGAGAACCTGCCCGCCGAGCACGGCAGGCCGCTCCCCATCGAGCACTTCGCGTCCTACGGCCTCTGGTTCGCCGAACAGGCGTCCCCGCGGGTCGACGAGCGCCTCATCGCCTCCGTCCGGACCGCCCCGGGCGGCTACGAGGCACGGACCGAGGACGGCGAGGTCCGCCGCGCCCGGGCCGTCGCCCTCGCGGTGGGCGTGCTGCCCTTCACCGAGATCCCCCGCGCCGTCCGCGGCCTGGGCGCCGAGTACGTCTCGCACAGCAGCCACCACGCCGACCTCGCACGCTTCCGCGGCCGGGACGTGACGGTGCTCGGGGCCGGGCAGGCGGCCCTGGAGACCGCCGCGCTCCTGTCCGAGCAGGGCACCCGGGTGCGCGTCATCGCCCGCTCCCCGCGCGTGAACTGGAACACCCTGCCGCCCGCCCGGCAGCGGCCGTGGCTGGAGTCGCTGCGCGCCCCGCACACCGGCCTCGGCTGCGGCTGGCGCAACAAGTTCTACGCCGACACCCCCGGTGTCTTCCGGCTGCTCCCCGAGACGGCCCGCGCCCGTGTCGCCGCCGACGCGCTGGGCCCTGCCGGGGCGTGGTGGGTCAGGGACCGCGTCGACGCGGGGGTCGAGGTGCGGGTCGGCCACCGGGTCGCGTCGGCCGAGGCCATCGGCGGCCGTGTCCGCGTGAACACCGTCGCCGCCACCGGCGGAGGCCTGAGCTTCGCGACGGACCACATCATCGCCGCCACCGGCTTCCAGGCCACGGCGGACCGCATCGGCGTCCTGCCCCCGGAGCTCCGGGGCGGCCTGCGCTGCCTCTCGGACGGCACGCCCTACGTCAGCGATCGCTTCGAGACCTCGCACCCCGGCCTCTTCCTGGCGGGCCTGACGACCGCGTCGAGCTTCGGACCCGCCATGCGCTTCGTGTACGGCGCCGCGTTCACCGCCGAACGGCTGGTGAGGGGCGTCGAACGGCACGTACGGCGCACGCGTCGGGCGACCCTGCCGGTCCAGTCGTACGACGAGAGTGCGCGCCGGACGGCGGCGGCCGCACGCTGA
- the murJ gene encoding murein biosynthesis integral membrane protein MurJ gives MTTVPPEVAPDPDPPSTTATVPPPVLEPAGKTGGSFLAKAALVTAALSVAGSLLGLVRDQALAHFFGAGTDTDAFLVAWTLPELAATLLIEDGLAFFLVPAFSLALARRADGPPLDPVRELVRASLPRMTLWFVGTAVLLIAAAPYLVAVLAPGLPDPRLAVDCTRLTATCALTFGLTGYCSAALRAHQRFVAPATVYVAYNAAIIAALFALAAPLGVRAAAAGVAVGGVLMVVVQAPSLWRQLRHPYRPGPGAAPVPARSSDSTLQTAIIWTVLLFALCRQSQVLIERFLASSLPAGAISHLNYAQKVAQMPMALSLMICTVTFPVVARALAAGETERARDRVERDIVLAGCLVLLGAAAVVATAPPLIELLFQRGAFTASDTAATASVMRVYAFGLLGHTLVGALARAHFSVARTTWIPLYAMVVGVVATAGIGFLTVGTWGVHGIAAANATGICVTALLLLRGTGPRTVPVRTRALAGQLGRLVVAAGGAAALGAGCAQRVAQPALAVLAGFTVVAVSFVLIGLLLRAQPWPSALRSVSRKLRHVR, from the coding sequence ATGACGACCGTGCCGCCCGAGGTGGCCCCCGACCCGGACCCGCCGTCCACCACCGCGACCGTCCCGCCCCCGGTACTGGAGCCCGCCGGGAAGACGGGCGGCTCGTTCCTCGCCAAGGCCGCGCTGGTCACCGCCGCACTGTCCGTCGCGGGATCGCTCCTCGGGCTCGTACGCGACCAGGCGCTCGCGCACTTCTTCGGCGCCGGGACCGACACCGACGCCTTCCTGGTGGCCTGGACGCTCCCCGAGCTGGCCGCGACGCTGCTCATCGAGGACGGCCTCGCCTTCTTCCTCGTCCCCGCGTTCAGCCTGGCCCTCGCACGCCGCGCGGACGGCCCGCCCCTCGACCCGGTACGCGAGCTCGTCCGGGCCTCGCTGCCCCGCATGACCCTCTGGTTCGTGGGCACCGCCGTCCTGCTCATCGCGGCCGCCCCCTACCTGGTCGCCGTGCTCGCCCCCGGCCTGCCCGACCCACGGCTCGCCGTCGACTGCACCCGGCTGACCGCCACCTGCGCCCTGACCTTCGGCCTCACCGGCTACTGCAGCGCCGCGCTCCGCGCCCACCAGCGGTTCGTCGCACCCGCCACGGTCTACGTCGCCTACAACGCGGCGATCATCGCCGCCCTGTTCGCGCTCGCGGCGCCGCTGGGAGTGCGGGCCGCGGCTGCCGGTGTGGCGGTGGGCGGGGTGCTCATGGTCGTCGTACAGGCGCCCTCGTTATGGCGGCAGCTGCGGCACCCGTACCGGCCCGGGCCGGGGGCCGCGCCCGTTCCGGCGAGGTCGTCGGACAGCACCCTCCAGACCGCGATCATCTGGACCGTCCTGCTCTTCGCGCTGTGCCGCCAGTCGCAGGTCCTCATCGAACGGTTCCTCGCCTCGTCGCTGCCCGCCGGGGCCATCTCGCACCTGAACTACGCGCAGAAGGTCGCGCAGATGCCGATGGCCCTCTCGCTCATGATCTGCACGGTCACCTTCCCCGTGGTGGCGCGGGCGCTGGCCGCGGGCGAGACGGAGCGGGCCCGCGACCGCGTCGAGCGGGACATCGTCCTGGCGGGCTGCCTGGTGCTGCTCGGCGCCGCGGCCGTCGTCGCCACCGCGCCCCCGCTCATCGAACTCCTCTTCCAGCGCGGCGCCTTCACCGCGAGCGACACCGCCGCCACCGCGTCCGTCATGCGTGTCTACGCCTTCGGCCTGCTCGGCCACACACTGGTCGGCGCGCTGGCCCGCGCGCACTTCTCCGTCGCACGGACCACGTGGATCCCGCTCTACGCGATGGTCGTCGGCGTCGTCGCCACCGCGGGGATCGGCTTCCTGACCGTCGGCACGTGGGGCGTCCACGGGATCGCCGCCGCCAACGCGACCGGCATCTGCGTCACCGCGCTGCTCCTGCTGCGCGGCACGGGCCCGCGCACCGTGCCGGTCAGGACACGGGCCCTCGCCGGACAGCTGGGCCGCCTCGTCGTGGCCGCCGGGGGCGCGGCCGCCCTGGGCGCCGGATGCGCGCAGCGGGTGGCACAGCCCGCCCTCGCGGTCCTCGCGGGCTTCACCGTCGTGGCCGTCTCCTTCGTGCTCATCGGGCTGCTCCTGAGGGCGCAGCCCTGGCCGTCCGCCCTTCGATCCGTCAGCAGAAAGCTGCGCCATGTCCGTTGA
- a CDS encoding chaplin has product MLSAAAATSILSLSGASALAAGGASGQAADSPGFLSGNNVQAPVEVPVNVCGNSVNGVGAGNPAFGNSCGSSSHKHSGPDASRSAPRAPKAASHRTGDDSTRSPGFTGASAVGDAARSPGVVGGNNAKAPVDVPVNACGNTVDVVAGLSPAMGNGCNADAGAPHQRPPSTTVPPEGHAPPEGHAPEGSDPEGSDPDPRAMPPGHPGARKHYEVSSSTDPGHEPHGGRAARPVHAAPAHGDGLAATGADDRLLGAAGTSAALLLGGAILYRRGKASPRR; this is encoded by the coding sequence ATGCTCTCCGCCGCGGCCGCCACGAGCATCCTGTCCCTGTCCGGTGCCTCGGCGCTCGCCGCCGGTGGGGCGAGCGGGCAGGCGGCGGATTCGCCAGGCTTTTTGTCGGGCAACAACGTGCAGGCCCCGGTGGAAGTGCCGGTGAATGTCTGCGGCAACAGTGTGAACGGCGTAGGGGCCGGCAATCCGGCCTTCGGCAACTCGTGCGGCTCCTCTTCTCATAAGCACTCCGGGCCCGATGCGTCGCGCTCGGCACCGCGCGCCCCGAAGGCGGCCTCGCACCGGACCGGCGACGACTCCACCCGCTCCCCGGGCTTCACCGGCGCCTCCGCGGTCGGCGACGCGGCCCGCTCGCCCGGCGTGGTGGGGGGCAACAACGCGAAGGCGCCCGTCGACGTGCCGGTGAACGCCTGCGGCAACACCGTGGACGTGGTGGCCGGTCTCTCTCCCGCCATGGGCAACGGCTGCAACGCCGACGCGGGCGCCCCGCACCAGCGTCCGCCGTCCACCACCGTCCCGCCGGAGGGCCACGCACCGCCGGAGGGCCACGCACCGGAAGGCTCCGACCCGGAAGGCTCCGACCCGGACCCCCGGGCCATGCCCCCGGGACACCCCGGCGCCCGGAAGCACTACGAGGTGTCCTCGTCCACCGACCCGGGCCACGAGCCGCACGGCGGCCGGGCGGCACGGCCGGTGCACGCGGCACCGGCCCACGGCGACGGGCTCGCGGCGACCGGAGCGGACGACAGGCTGCTCGGCGCGGCGGGAACCAGCGCGGCCCTGCTGCTGGGCGGCGCGATCCTGTACCGGCGCGGAAAGGCATCGCCCCGGCGCTGA